From the genome of Deinococcus sp. JMULE3, one region includes:
- a CDS encoding phage tail tape measure protein, translating into MTNPTSIGDLVLSPALDESRFWADFARLQQQVEREGVKLHVDDRAALSATDRVKKDLEALGSLTGKQANEQARAAKVLGAQYQASAKALQEQNAAVVAGYRSQTAASRAEVAAAQERAARIREQQAQMRLTSQLAAQARREEEQRYAASINALNNEQRAYRNLWQSRQLSDDQVIEAQRRIHAQALLQAQAVDKQSDAYRRLTQVAAAAQRTMDSAQGINTPGGFGAGVTQGILQALGNLGPFGQLLEQIISSGMQAAEQAAQEGARDVARNAGEGLKSGLAAEAVKVRQAAVNLADQVQGGAEDALDIHSPSRVMRRVGAFAGDGLRDGLLSKRAEVAAAAKTLANTVEQNATPTLALVSGGGMGGAALPGVAVLPSAQANLRGVAMQAALTTAALGGTALAAGAVSVALVNGTQKAAAYQQGLAEISTLTNKMPADLDELGRRMLKLSVETRKSFADLKLGYEEILGASVKGTDSEPVALKFLERSAQLAKVTREETRTAANALTSILNAYELDAGQASKVTDMLWASISAGKVRLGEIAGSLGAVAGQAKSLGVPLEELLGAMALLTTRGIPASTALEYIRSALTNVQKPSKEARDLARSLGIEFSATSLKSLGLVKFLDQLGRGVGDNSEALATLIGDVGGLQAVIGLLNGGLDDTDGILSKVTDSTGELDRATAKLKGTAQDNVGEFNAAWERTQILFNGSLLSGFTGLLEKGVNPLLIKLGDLKEAMNNVDTPAEMHATLQITAKDDGTTAILKFLLGAGQEVEKALDPKNNPALRAAAFIVARTGLAGGAGEGATNDADLVLRRIQPQVGEGPLLPGQQRAVQQATDGIVQALGLAGKTILNEFGVSGKDYHHDGAVRADATHNGIDFGAARGTPILAPFAGQISTRQDAKNGKVFELVDALGNKLVGIHLDQFDAGVQEALRKGGGKALILRGQQIGTVGNTGTTAGSAPHLHLMGYRAGSSTPVDARTIGYAGLTGSVRPAPALNTSGTAAGFAAKPFESYVKEAQRLTDAVAKYAPGGAAPNADRWRAATAQLDKFRDSNDLAAQAVQWVGLETGKSKTAVSEYDQTFDKLKGQLDITASLDNLGRPAADITSRLDTIRQQALAGAEAEKKRWGETAKYKALLDLAGDAAKKLEQVRGRKADLTPLQREQQQQQDAVAQQRMEASLRKASGQRLQQLVDGGVTPEVSLAKWQAAQAEIKRRQDAQDKDDRKREEDRKVAGQNRLAAERALADGQFELADRAAGLVLKTYDRQVKGAGGSAAARLDIEERLGADVLAARETQARVAAQQEKTRLERERNTAVNATGLTLTQRQKLWNQYGDKIRQVDADLAETLVGIQDDATRQLADLQQKAFSEENVGKAEAYADRLRATIASLPGRDEEGLITVYGEARAARDQDLLKAVYEEWERRRLDEEEAQRVIFEMQAQANTALAEGARKVADELAAAGDSAGALATLETALDGVMDAAGRGEDAADAINLLTDAINTLTGNATLTDEFNTFVAGLSGTIDEQISQVLARLEEVTDPAMRARLQGLLKDLRADLPRFVDPYTAGYVPGTNGFVNSGDAPDLEEVAKARDLGTLLDETTDPTQVQALMGEVVDLLASEIGQRLPDTIRTGLEESVKGAQGYLDALAQITEDGIVDGWERAGKVALQNPTPENRFSDFSTRIFSMGAAGLSDPTQYDALTSSLQQARAASQLTEADLQNLLALIEELRNPKTPEVGTAFDFGQWQADIQTLTDDFDAGRMTAGEYSSGLRDAAVQLNELADEAERMGNLKLAGQFRELAGSLRAMSPEIAGLLKGLGKVQEYAGYVQDLAGAFSTLAEGVGNDDLAANLNGLGNLAGKVAALAGDVMRIIANPADIGAWVGAITKIVSAIGEALNGHRKAYEQAAKMREDFNKRFTLLNGDDFAKTTVRSRGWLADTFGGGPEVKQVVDEFGLKIAQAIEGGVMGGIKNGMKQALTTGDWTNFRNTFRESAYSGVVDGLIEAIFNDALKDILAPGIKALTDAAKTPGTEDDAAAVAAFEAGIVAAEQFLTTTGQAIQPSLDRLRNNLGVTTPGSTGGVDITGLSTLPEPIQFALATPLLDGVRVLKDAADILKEGAVIIRDTFKDGVKVTVQQGSNSYTSTTGALV; encoded by the coding sequence GGCCCGCCGTGAGGAAGAGCAGCGCTACGCGGCCAGCATCAACGCCCTGAACAACGAGCAGCGCGCGTACCGGAACCTCTGGCAGTCCCGTCAGCTCAGTGACGACCAGGTCATCGAAGCGCAGCGCCGTATTCACGCTCAGGCGCTGCTGCAAGCCCAGGCCGTGGACAAGCAGAGCGACGCCTACCGCCGGCTGACCCAGGTGGCCGCCGCCGCTCAGCGGACCATGGACAGCGCCCAGGGCATCAACACACCCGGTGGGTTCGGGGCGGGCGTCACGCAGGGCATCCTGCAAGCCCTGGGGAACCTGGGTCCCTTCGGTCAGCTGCTCGAGCAGATCATCAGCAGTGGCATGCAGGCCGCTGAGCAGGCCGCCCAGGAAGGCGCACGGGACGTGGCGCGCAACGCCGGGGAGGGTCTGAAGTCCGGTCTCGCCGCAGAGGCCGTGAAGGTTCGTCAGGCGGCCGTGAATCTCGCCGATCAGGTGCAGGGCGGCGCGGAGGACGCGCTGGACATCCATAGCCCCAGCCGCGTGATGCGCCGCGTGGGCGCGTTCGCCGGGGACGGCCTGCGGGACGGGCTGCTCAGCAAACGCGCCGAGGTGGCCGCCGCCGCGAAGACCCTCGCCAACACCGTGGAACAGAACGCCACGCCCACCCTGGCCCTCGTGTCCGGCGGCGGGATGGGCGGCGCGGCCCTCCCGGGGGTTGCCGTTCTGCCGTCCGCGCAGGCGAACCTGCGAGGCGTCGCCATGCAGGCTGCACTGACGACCGCCGCGCTGGGCGGCACGGCCCTTGCCGCCGGGGCGGTCAGTGTCGCTCTTGTGAACGGCACCCAGAAGGCTGCCGCGTACCAGCAGGGGCTCGCGGAGATCAGCACCCTCACGAACAAGATGCCCGCAGACCTGGACGAGCTGGGCCGCCGGATGCTGAAACTCAGCGTGGAGACCCGCAAGTCCTTCGCGGACCTGAAACTCGGATACGAGGAAATCCTGGGCGCCAGCGTGAAAGGGACCGACAGTGAACCCGTTGCGCTGAAGTTCCTGGAACGCAGCGCCCAGCTGGCGAAGGTCACCCGCGAGGAGACCAGGACGGCCGCGAACGCGCTGACCAGCATCCTGAACGCGTACGAACTGGACGCCGGTCAGGCCAGCAAGGTCACGGACATGCTCTGGGCCAGCATCAGCGCGGGCAAGGTGCGCCTCGGCGAGATCGCCGGAAGTCTGGGCGCCGTGGCCGGTCAGGCCAAGAGTCTGGGCGTGCCACTTGAAGAACTGCTGGGCGCCATGGCGCTCCTCACCACGCGCGGCATCCCCGCCAGCACGGCTCTGGAGTACATCCGCTCGGCCCTGACGAACGTGCAGAAACCCAGCAAGGAAGCCCGTGACCTCGCCAGGAGCCTGGGCATCGAGTTCAGTGCCACGAGCCTCAAGAGCCTGGGTCTCGTGAAGTTCCTTGATCAGCTGGGCCGCGGCGTCGGGGACAACAGCGAAGCGCTCGCCACACTCATCGGTGACGTGGGCGGCCTGCAAGCGGTGATCGGCCTGCTGAATGGCGGCCTGGACGACACGGACGGGATTCTCAGCAAGGTCACGGACAGCACCGGTGAACTGGACCGCGCCACGGCCAAGCTCAAGGGCACCGCGCAGGACAACGTGGGCGAGTTCAACGCCGCGTGGGAACGGACGCAGATCCTCTTCAACGGCAGCCTGCTGAGCGGATTCACGGGTCTGCTGGAGAAGGGAGTCAATCCCCTCCTGATCAAGCTGGGCGATCTGAAAGAGGCGATGAACAACGTCGACACTCCTGCCGAGATGCACGCGACCCTGCAGATCACCGCGAAGGATGACGGCACCACCGCGATCCTGAAGTTCCTGCTGGGCGCCGGGCAGGAAGTCGAGAAGGCACTCGACCCCAAGAACAACCCGGCGCTGCGCGCAGCGGCGTTCATCGTGGCCCGTACCGGCCTGGCTGGCGGTGCAGGGGAGGGTGCCACGAACGATGCGGACCTCGTGCTGCGGCGCATCCAGCCACAGGTGGGCGAGGGGCCGCTCCTGCCGGGGCAGCAGCGCGCGGTGCAGCAGGCCACGGACGGCATTGTCCAGGCCCTCGGGCTGGCCGGGAAAACCATCCTGAACGAGTTCGGGGTGAGCGGGAAGGACTACCACCACGACGGTGCCGTGCGGGCGGACGCGACCCACAACGGCATCGATTTCGGCGCGGCGCGCGGCACGCCGATCCTCGCGCCGTTCGCTGGGCAGATCAGCACCCGCCAGGACGCGAAGAACGGCAAGGTGTTCGAACTCGTGGACGCCCTCGGGAACAAGCTGGTCGGCATTCACCTCGACCAGTTCGACGCAGGCGTGCAGGAGGCGCTGCGCAAGGGTGGCGGAAAGGCCCTGATCCTGAGGGGGCAGCAGATCGGCACCGTCGGCAACACTGGCACCACGGCGGGCAGCGCGCCGCACCTGCACCTGATGGGCTACCGCGCGGGCAGCAGCACACCCGTGGACGCCCGGACCATCGGGTACGCGGGGCTGACGGGCTCCGTGCGGCCAGCTCCGGCACTGAACACGTCCGGCACGGCTGCTGGCTTCGCCGCGAAGCCGTTCGAGTCGTACGTGAAGGAAGCGCAGCGCCTGACCGACGCCGTCGCGAAATACGCGCCGGGTGGCGCGGCTCCGAACGCGGACCGCTGGCGGGCGGCCACCGCGCAACTCGACAAGTTCCGGGACAGCAACGATCTGGCCGCCCAGGCGGTGCAGTGGGTCGGGCTGGAAACAGGCAAGTCGAAGACGGCGGTGTCGGAGTACGACCAGACCTTCGACAAGCTCAAGGGCCAGCTCGACATCACGGCCAGCCTGGACAACCTGGGCCGCCCCGCGGCGGACATCACGTCCCGCCTCGACACCATCCGGCAGCAGGCCTTGGCAGGAGCTGAGGCCGAGAAGAAGCGCTGGGGCGAGACCGCGAAGTACAAGGCCCTCCTCGACCTCGCCGGGGACGCCGCGAAGAAACTGGAACAGGTCCGGGGCCGCAAGGCCGACCTCACGCCCCTCCAGCGTGAACAGCAGCAGCAGCAGGACGCCGTCGCGCAGCAGCGCATGGAGGCCAGCCTCCGGAAGGCCAGCGGCCAGCGTCTCCAGCAGCTGGTCGACGGTGGGGTCACGCCGGAGGTCAGCCTCGCGAAGTGGCAGGCGGCCCAGGCGGAGATCAAACGCCGCCAGGACGCCCAGGACAAGGACGACAGGAAGCGGGAAGAGGACCGCAAGGTGGCGGGGCAGAACCGCCTCGCCGCGGAGCGCGCCCTGGCCGACGGGCAGTTCGAACTGGCGGACCGCGCCGCCGGGCTGGTCCTGAAGACTTACGACCGGCAGGTCAAAGGCGCTGGGGGCAGCGCGGCCGCACGCCTCGACATCGAGGAGCGGCTGGGCGCGGACGTCCTCGCGGCCCGGGAGACCCAGGCCCGCGTGGCAGCCCAGCAGGAGAAGACCCGCCTGGAACGCGAGCGCAACACGGCCGTCAACGCCACCGGGCTGACCCTGACCCAGCGGCAGAAACTCTGGAACCAGTACGGCGACAAGATCCGGCAGGTGGACGCGGATCTGGCCGAGACGCTCGTCGGCATTCAGGACGACGCCACCCGGCAGCTGGCCGATCTCCAGCAGAAGGCCTTCAGTGAGGAGAACGTCGGTAAGGCGGAGGCGTACGCGGACCGGCTGCGGGCCACGATCGCCAGTCTGCCCGGGCGGGACGAGGAGGGCCTGATCACCGTGTACGGCGAGGCCCGCGCGGCCCGTGATCAGGACCTCCTGAAGGCGGTGTACGAGGAGTGGGAACGTCGCCGCCTGGACGAGGAGGAAGCGCAGCGCGTCATCTTCGAGATGCAGGCCCAGGCGAACACGGCCCTGGCCGAAGGGGCCAGGAAGGTCGCTGACGAACTGGCCGCCGCTGGCGACTCGGCCGGCGCCCTCGCTACCCTGGAAACAGCACTGGACGGTGTGATGGACGCGGCCGGGCGGGGCGAGGACGCCGCGGACGCCATCAACCTGCTGACCGATGCGATCAACACCCTCACCGGGAACGCCACCCTGACCGACGAGTTCAACACCTTCGTCGCCGGGCTGTCCGGCACGATCGACGAACAGATCAGTCAGGTATTGGCCCGCCTCGAGGAGGTCACCGACCCGGCCATGCGCGCCAGGCTGCAGGGGCTCCTCAAGGACCTGCGCGCAGATCTGCCCAGGTTCGTGGACCCGTACACGGCGGGCTACGTGCCCGGCACCAACGGGTTCGTGAACTCTGGTGACGCCCCCGACCTTGAGGAAGTGGCGAAAGCCCGTGACCTGGGCACGCTGCTGGACGAGACGACCGACCCCACCCAGGTGCAGGCCCTGATGGGTGAAGTCGTGGATCTGCTGGCCAGCGAGATCGGGCAGCGCTTACCGGACACCATCCGCACCGGGCTGGAGGAGAGCGTCAAGGGCGCCCAGGGATACCTGGATGCCCTGGCTCAAATCACCGAAGACGGCATCGTCGATGGCTGGGAACGCGCCGGGAAGGTGGCGCTGCAGAACCCGACTCCGGAGAACCGCTTTTCGGACTTCAGTACCCGGATCTTCTCCATGGGCGCGGCTGGCCTGAGTGACCCCACCCAGTACGACGCGCTGACCAGTTCGCTGCAGCAGGCCCGGGCCGCCAGCCAGCTGACCGAGGCGGACCTGCAGAACCTGCTGGCCCTGATCGAGGAGCTGCGCAACCCGAAGACTCCGGAGGTCGGGACGGCCTTCGACTTCGGGCAGTGGCAGGCCGACATCCAGACGCTGACCGATGACTTCGACGCTGGGCGCATGACCGCCGGCGAGTACTCGTCCGGTCTGCGGGACGCGGCCGTACAGCTGAACGAGCTGGCGGACGAAGCGGAGCGGATGGGGAACCTGAAGCTGGCCGGGCAGTTCCGGGAACTGGCAGGCAGCCTGCGGGCCATGAGCCCGGAGATCGCGGGACTGCTCAAGGGTCTTGGGAAGGTGCAGGAGTACGCCGGGTACGTGCAGGACCTGGCGGGCGCGTTCAGCACCTTGGCCGAGGGCGTGGGGAACGACGATCTGGCCGCGAACCTGAACGGCCTGGGCAACCTTGCCGGGAAGGTGGCGGCCCTGGCCGGGGACGTCATGCGGATCATCGCGAACCCGGCGGACATCGGCGCGTGGGTGGGGGCGATCACGAAAATCGTGTCGGCCATCGGTGAGGCGCTGAACGGCCATCGGAAGGCGTACGAGCAGGCCGCGAAGATGCGCGAGGACTTCAACAAGCGCTTCACCCTCCTGAACGGGGACGACTTCGCGAAGACCACCGTCCGCAGCCGGGGCTGGCTCGCCGACACCTTCGGGGGCGGGCCCGAGGTGAAGCAGGTCGTGGACGAGTTCGGCTTGAAGATCGCGCAGGCCATCGAGGGCGGGGTGATGGGCGGCATCAAGAACGGCATGAAGCAGGCCCTGACCACCGGGGACTGGACGAACTTCCGCAACACCTTCCGCGAGAGCGCGTACAGCGGCGTGGTGGACGGGTTGATCGAGGCCATCTTCAACGACGCCCTGAAGGACATCCTGGCGCCGGGCATCAAGGCCCTCACGGACGCTGCAAAGACCCCGGGGACCGAGGATGACGCGGCGGCCGTGGCCGCCTTCGAGGCGGGGATCGTGGCGGCAGAGCAGTTCCTCACCACCACCGGGCAGGCCATCCAGCCCAGCCTGGACCGCCTCCGGAACAACCTGGGCGTCACGACACCGGGTAGCACGGGCGGGGTGGACATCACGGGCCTGAGCACCCTGCCGGAACCCATTCAGTTCGCGCTGGCCACGCCGCTGCTGGACGGGGTGCGCGTGCTGAAGGACGCGGCAGACATCCTCAAGGAAGGGGCCGTGATCATCCGCGACACCTTCAAGGACGGCGTGAAGGTCACCGTGCAGCAGGGCAGCAACAGCTACACGAGCACGACCGGCGCGCTGGTATGA
- a CDS encoding glycoside hydrolase family 19 protein, which translates to MITADLIRALVPTLSATQAAQVAAALADPATRAGITTRARVAAFLAQLAHESAGFRYLEEIWGPTPAQRRYEGRADLGNTQPGDGYRFRGRGWIQLTGRHNYRTYGALLGLPLEAQPDLAAQPGTAARIACAYWAQRKLNALADAGDFEGITRRINGGLNGLPDREAYHRRALAALPESAPVPRVFLRDMAGENVLWDGKPTVYNDTRLTLYPDGALQLERE; encoded by the coding sequence ATGATCACCGCTGACCTCATCCGGGCCCTCGTGCCCACGCTCAGTGCCACCCAGGCAGCCCAGGTGGCCGCTGCGCTGGCCGATCCCGCCACGCGGGCAGGCATCACGACCCGGGCCCGCGTGGCCGCGTTCCTGGCGCAACTCGCGCACGAATCCGCCGGGTTCCGCTACCTCGAGGAGATCTGGGGCCCCACACCAGCGCAGCGCCGCTACGAAGGCCGCGCGGACCTCGGGAACACGCAGCCGGGCGACGGGTACCGGTTCCGGGGGCGCGGCTGGATTCAGCTGACCGGGCGGCACAACTACCGCACGTACGGGGCGCTGCTGGGTCTGCCGCTGGAAGCGCAGCCTGACCTGGCAGCCCAGCCCGGCACGGCCGCGCGGATCGCGTGCGCGTACTGGGCTCAGCGGAAGCTGAACGCTCTGGCAGACGCCGGGGACTTTGAGGGCATCACGCGGCGCATCAACGGGGGACTGAATGGCCTGCCGGACCGGGAGGCGTACCACCGCCGGGCGCTGGCGGCTCTGCCGGAGTCCGCCCCGGTCCCGCGTGTGTTCCTGCGTGACATGGCTGGGGAGAACGTCCTGTGGGACGGAAAGCCGACCGTATACAACGACACCCGGCTGACCCTGTACCCGGACGGTGCGCTGCAGTTGGAACGCGAGTAG
- a CDS encoding transposase, with protein MPTKELPLHQHTVVDLFIIIYVYVDDYLKAAACSGLFTLPNEPHQKGSYAELMTIALVGDLLAQPSVQQWYAQVRATYVFLFPVLPDRTRYLRIQQNLERIYADLALRLPHFDDDTVYVIDSKPLVCCVGGRHKRPRAMTTATSGRGGQGGYGKTGFFYGFKLHAVIDDHGMLVRFAIVPGQEGDPPVARALLEVQEARLVLGDRGYQGCGVYAQPKKNFKRPRPWWGAMRWVRKTIETVFSRLDRSFHLMLPQLNSERSIRAHVCRKVAAHNLGLFFGAF; from the coding sequence ATGCCTACCAAAGAACTTCCGCTCCATCAGCATACCGTCGTCGACCTATTCATCATCATCTACGTCTACGTCGACGATTACCTCAAGGCCGCTGCGTGCAGCGGCCTTTTCACGCTCCCGAACGAGCCGCACCAGAAGGGCAGCTACGCTGAATTGATGACCATTGCGCTCGTCGGCGATTTGCTCGCACAGCCCTCGGTGCAGCAGTGGTACGCCCAGGTGCGAGCCACGTATGTCTTCCTCTTTCCCGTCCTTCCGGATCGCACGCGGTATCTGCGAATTCAACAGAATCTCGAACGGATCTACGCGGATCTCGCGTTGCGCCTGCCCCACTTCGACGACGACACGGTGTACGTCATCGACAGTAAGCCGCTGGTGTGTTGTGTCGGAGGGCGGCACAAACGGCCCAGAGCGATGACCACGGCCACCAGTGGCCGTGGTGGACAGGGAGGATACGGCAAAACGGGGTTCTTTTACGGCTTCAAACTGCATGCCGTGATCGACGATCACGGCATGCTCGTGCGCTTTGCCATTGTGCCAGGTCAAGAAGGTGACCCACCGGTGGCACGAGCACTCCTGGAAGTTCAGGAAGCCAGACTGGTACTTGGGGATCGGGGATACCAGGGATGCGGCGTGTATGCGCAGCCGAAGAAGAACTTCAAACGACCGCGCCCCTGGTGGGGCGCGATGCGGTGGGTTCGGAAGACCATCGAGACTGTTTTTTCTCGGCTGGATCGTTCATTTCACTTGATGCTGCCCCAACTGAATTCAGAGCGCTCCATCCGGGCGCATGTGTGTCGGAAGGTTGCGGCACACAACCTGGGGCTTTTTTTCGGGGCATTCTGA
- a CDS encoding DEAD/DEAH box helicase, which produces MTQHTRAPRRASTTPSAASTAPAPTVRDWQTLLGDRTPTPVQAQAIPALMEGRDVITTARTGSGKTLAFLIPAAARGIGMRPTRGMQPEALVITPTRELAVQIRDVATELGMTAGRITGGITPGQTTREATGKGLITGTPGRLKDLIGRGELRLNNLRYVVLDEADELLSLGFLRDVGDILRHARDQQPQGRSLQIAMASATFPAEIRDVAQRFMHNPARIDVAPTPGADATGDILGGVSTATHLLQHTTKDALLTDAARHTRAALKEPGGCVVLFSRTKHLVKRRAQHLGDLLPGEQVSPLEGNMDQKKRERTMQALRDGQSRILVATDIAGRGIDLPEVRLVIHLDVAATAEDHVHRSGRTARAGRDGTNLILLAPEQRALWQGIRRKLPAALQPPATPEERQIDPEVQEKRGQGRGQSQPQNRGGQPARGAQQPRGTQSSSQSQRQGAPRQGQQGRSEGRPQRTDARPQQRQDTPGTGAGRVGPQRPKRRR; this is translated from the coding sequence ATGACCCAGCACACCCGCGCGCCCCGCCGCGCCAGCACCACCCCCTCCGCCGCCAGCACCGCTCCCGCGCCCACCGTGCGCGACTGGCAGACCCTCCTGGGCGACCGCACCCCCACCCCCGTGCAGGCCCAGGCGATCCCCGCGCTGATGGAAGGCAGGGACGTCATCACCACCGCCCGCACCGGCAGCGGCAAGACCCTGGCGTTCCTGATCCCGGCCGCCGCGCGCGGCATCGGCATGCGCCCCACGCGCGGCATGCAACCCGAGGCGCTGGTCATCACGCCCACCCGCGAGCTGGCCGTGCAGATCCGCGACGTCGCCACGGAACTCGGCATGACCGCCGGGCGCATCACGGGCGGCATCACCCCCGGCCAGACGACCCGCGAGGCGACCGGGAAGGGCCTGATCACCGGCACGCCCGGCCGCCTGAAGGACCTGATCGGACGCGGCGAACTACGCCTGAACAACCTGCGCTACGTCGTATTGGACGAGGCCGACGAGCTCCTCTCGCTGGGCTTCCTGCGCGACGTGGGCGACATCCTGCGCCACGCCCGCGACCAGCAGCCCCAGGGCCGCAGCCTGCAGATCGCCATGGCCTCCGCGACGTTCCCCGCCGAGATCCGCGACGTCGCCCAGCGCTTCATGCACAACCCCGCCCGCATCGACGTGGCCCCCACCCCCGGCGCCGACGCCACCGGCGACATCCTCGGCGGCGTCAGCACCGCCACGCACCTGCTGCAGCACACCACCAAGGACGCCCTCCTGACCGACGCAGCCCGCCACACCCGCGCCGCCCTGAAGGAGCCCGGCGGGTGCGTCGTGCTGTTCAGCCGCACCAAACACCTCGTCAAACGCCGCGCCCAGCACCTCGGCGACCTCCTCCCCGGCGAACAGGTCAGCCCCCTCGAAGGGAACATGGACCAGAAGAAACGCGAACGCACCATGCAGGCGCTCCGCGACGGACAGTCCCGCATCCTCGTCGCCACCGACATCGCCGGACGCGGCATCGACCTCCCGGAAGTGCGCCTCGTGATTCACCTGGACGTCGCCGCCACCGCCGAGGACCACGTCCACCGCTCGGGCCGCACCGCCCGCGCCGGACGCGACGGCACCAACCTGATCCTCCTCGCGCCCGAACAACGCGCCCTGTGGCAGGGCATCCGCCGCAAACTCCCCGCCGCGCTGCAACCCCCCGCCACGCCCGAGGAACGCCAGATCGACCCCGAAGTGCAGGAAAAACGCGGCCAGGGACGCGGCCAGAGCCAGCCCCAGAACCGAGGCGGCCAGCCCGCACGCGGCGCCCAGCAACCCCGCGGCACCCAGAGCAGCAGCCAGAGCCAGCGCCAGGGCGCTCCCCGCCAGGGCCAGCAGGGCCGCAGCGAGGGACGCCCCCAGCGCACCGACGCCCGCCCCCAGCAGCGCCAGGACACCCCCGGCACCGGCGCCGGCCGCGTCGGCCCCCAACGCCCCAAACGCCGCCGCTGA
- a CDS encoding molybdenum cofactor biosynthesis protein B, whose protein sequence is MTDAPDGTPTPSPVQPGGSAGSHREASPRRVRVAILTVSDTRTPETDTSGQFLRAEIEAQGHEVVAYRVVKDDAVQIRTALVAFTREATVVISSGGTGITGRDVTVPVVESLITKPIPGFGELFRMLSYQQVGGAAMLSRAVAGLVRGAVVFAMPGSLNAVQTAWNGILKDELGHLAFEVERHGQPGVLLPPTQPVAEPHPASPPMPGAGGGVAAGLGRHKKGGGL, encoded by the coding sequence ATGACCGACGCCCCGGACGGCACGCCCACCCCCTCCCCCGTTCAGCCCGGCGGTTCGGCCGGTTCGCACCGTGAGGCCTCGCCCCGGCGGGTGCGCGTGGCGATCCTGACGGTCAGCGACACCCGCACGCCCGAGACGGACACCAGCGGGCAGTTCCTGCGCGCCGAGATCGAGGCGCAGGGGCACGAGGTCGTCGCGTACCGCGTCGTGAAGGACGACGCCGTGCAGATCCGCACCGCGCTGGTCGCCTTCACGCGCGAGGCGACCGTGGTGATCTCCAGCGGCGGCACCGGCATCACGGGCCGCGACGTGACCGTGCCGGTCGTGGAGAGTCTGATCACCAAACCCATCCCCGGATTCGGCGAACTGTTCCGGATGCTCAGCTACCAGCAGGTGGGCGGCGCGGCCATGCTGTCGCGCGCCGTGGCGGGCCTGGTGCGCGGCGCGGTCGTGTTCGCCATGCCGGGCAGCCTGAACGCCGTGCAGACTGCCTGGAACGGCATCCTGAAGGACGAGTTGGGCCACCTGGCGTTCGAGGTGGAACGCCACGGACAGCCCGGCGTGCTGCTGCCACCCACCCAGCCGGTCGCGGAGCCGCACCCGGCCTCACCCCCGATGCCGGGCGCGGGGGGCGGGGTCGCGGCGGGCCTGGGCCGCCACAAGAAAGGCGGGGGCCTGTGA
- a CDS encoding DUF721 domain-containing protein, with the protein MGATLGSAKLTGGIQRARAILLWPQAVGPEIARITRPRTQQGGTLFVEVRDSATAHHLSMQRHHFLKALNALLPDAPLTELRFGVGTVREPTAPVAVAPLPAPDRARARELVQDVPDDLKGAALRAAEAITRARKWREEQGFRPCPVCGEASREQPCRACTLTLEDPNVRRAAKALMRHPERLEGLRDTLGNSGVQAARFLALRQLEEQLELLALECVRSGEGGGYQGFLAEQAALYLTLFLSRPRAALKRSDRAYLPERVRHVLNASD; encoded by the coding sequence ATGGGTGCCACGCTGGGCAGCGCGAAACTCACCGGGGGCATCCAGCGGGCGCGGGCGATCCTGCTGTGGCCGCAGGCGGTCGGGCCGGAAATCGCGCGGATCACGCGGCCCCGCACGCAGCAGGGCGGCACGCTGTTCGTGGAGGTCCGCGACAGCGCCACCGCGCACCACCTCAGCATGCAGCGGCATCACTTCCTGAAGGCCCTGAACGCCCTGCTGCCCGACGCGCCCCTGACCGAGCTGCGTTTCGGGGTGGGCACGGTGCGCGAACCGACCGCGCCGGTGGCGGTGGCGCCGCTGCCCGCCCCGGACCGCGCCCGCGCGCGGGAACTCGTGCAGGACGTCCCGGACGACCTGAAGGGTGCCGCGCTGCGCGCCGCCGAGGCGATCACCCGCGCCCGCAAGTGGCGCGAGGAACAGGGGTTCCGGCCCTGCCCGGTGTGCGGCGAGGCCAGCCGCGAACAGCCCTGCCGGGCCTGCACGCTGACGCTGGAGGACCCGAACGTGCGCCGCGCCGCCAAGGCCCTGATGCGCCACCCCGAGCGGCTGGAGGGCCTGCGCGACACGCTGGGCAACAGTGGCGTGCAGGCCGCGCGGTTCCTGGCGCTGCGGCAGCTGGAGGAGCAACTGGAGCTGCTGGCCCTGGAATGCGTCCGCAGTGGCGAGGGCGGCGGGTACCAGGGATTCCTGGCCGAGCAGGCGGCTCTGTACCTGACGCTGTTCCTCAGTCGGCCCCGCGCCGCCCTGAAACGCAGTGACCGCGCGTACCTGCCCGAACGGGTCCGGCACGTCCTGAACGCCTCGGACTGA